A single region of the Deltaproteobacteria bacterium genome encodes:
- a CDS encoding dihydrolipoyllysine-residue acetyltransferase → MASETEVKLPNIGDFEEVEVIELLVKPGDRIEVEQALLVLESDKATMEIPSPVAGVLARLLVGVGDKISEGRPIARIEVEGEGATPGEAGARAAQAAPAGAAQPAGSARPDEAEKPVAPAPAARTATPSLEPEADEGAAPTPADLAPYATAGAAIRAHASPSVRRLARELGVELDLVPGSGPKGRIRPEDVQGYVKALVSQRGAAAVPIAGVHVAAPVEVDFAKWGPVASEPLNRVRRVAAANLHRSWVTVPHVTQHDEADVTELEAFREEHRAEAGTRGVKLTFLPFVVKAAVKALQELPHFNASLDHTGEHLVVKRYYHIGVAVDTEHGLVVPVVRDADRKGLYELAAELQDLSARARERRLRPEHLQGGSFSISSLGGIGGSFFTPIVNHPEVAILGVSRTQWRPVWQGGAFVPRRVLPLSLSYDHRVIDGADAARFTTRLAALLGDLRRVLL, encoded by the coding sequence GTGGCGAGCGAAACCGAGGTCAAGCTCCCCAACATCGGCGACTTCGAGGAGGTCGAGGTCATCGAGCTGCTCGTGAAGCCGGGCGACCGGATCGAGGTCGAGCAGGCCCTGCTCGTGCTCGAGAGCGACAAGGCCACCATGGAGATCCCCTCGCCCGTGGCCGGCGTCCTCGCAAGGCTCCTGGTCGGGGTCGGCGACAAGATCAGCGAAGGCCGGCCGATCGCGCGGATCGAGGTCGAGGGGGAGGGAGCGACGCCGGGCGAAGCGGGCGCTCGGGCCGCGCAGGCCGCGCCTGCCGGGGCCGCCCAGCCCGCCGGGTCTGCGCGGCCGGACGAGGCCGAGAAGCCGGTGGCCCCGGCGCCCGCCGCGAGGACGGCGACGCCGAGCCTCGAGCCCGAAGCCGACGAAGGGGCGGCGCCCACCCCCGCCGACCTCGCGCCCTACGCGACGGCCGGCGCTGCGATCCGGGCCCACGCGAGCCCCTCCGTGCGCCGCCTCGCCCGCGAGCTCGGCGTCGAGCTCGACCTCGTCCCCGGCAGCGGGCCCAAGGGCCGGATCCGGCCCGAGGACGTGCAGGGCTACGTGAAGGCGCTCGTCTCGCAGCGCGGCGCCGCCGCGGTGCCGATCGCCGGCGTCCACGTGGCGGCGCCCGTCGAGGTGGACTTCGCGAAGTGGGGCCCGGTTGCGAGCGAGCCCCTGAACCGCGTGCGCCGCGTGGCCGCCGCGAACCTGCACCGGAGCTGGGTCACCGTCCCCCACGTCACCCAGCACGACGAGGCCGACGTCACCGAGCTCGAGGCGTTCCGCGAGGAGCACCGCGCCGAGGCCGGAACGCGGGGCGTGAAGCTCACCTTCCTGCCTTTCGTCGTGAAGGCCGCCGTGAAGGCCCTCCAGGAGCTCCCACACTTCAACGCGTCGCTCGACCACACGGGCGAGCACCTGGTGGTGAAGCGCTACTACCACATCGGGGTCGCGGTCGACACCGAGCACGGGCTGGTCGTGCCGGTGGTTCGCGACGCCGACCGCAAGGGGCTCTACGAGCTGGCCGCCGAGCTCCAGGACCTCTCGGCCCGCGCGCGCGAGCGCCGGCTCCGCCCCGAGCACCTCCAGGGCGGCTCGTTCAGCATCTCGAGCCTGGGCGGGATCGGCGGGAGCTTCTTCACGCCGATCGTGAACCACCCGGAGGTGGCGATCCTGGGCGTCTCGCGCACCCAGTGGCGGCCGGTCTGGCAGGGCGGCGCCTTCGTGCCCCGCCGCGTGCTCCCGCTCTCGCTCTCCTACGACCACCGCGTGATCGACGGCGCCGACGCCGCCCGCTTCACCACCCGCCTCGCCGCCCTGCTCGGCGATCTGCGCCGCGTGCTCCTCTAG